In Acanthochromis polyacanthus isolate Apoly-LR-REF ecotype Palm Island chromosome 15, KAUST_Apoly_ChrSc, whole genome shotgun sequence, a single genomic region encodes these proteins:
- the rassf4a gene encoding ras association domain-containing protein 4a, with translation MCERQTYVKLSEEKLIPKSDILSLLRTYNCYHEGKNFQLRTREEDGELILEGLLNIYWGLRRPIRLQMYDDNERFRLNRNDRSATAKQLPAESNNNSLGSETGPAGGDTCGQEEEDSPQLLRTRSDASFMRVQRRSNTHTARDLQRLRAHRFSINGHFYNHKTSVFTPGYGSVTNVRVNSSMTTGQVLNLLLHKFRVENKSEEFVLYMVHESGERTRLRDGEYPLVTRVLYGPCEKISKIFITEADLGEEVTYDVAQYIKFEIPVLDSFVEKLKEEEEREINKLTKKYSALKSMILHQLEDRAHTSDRV, from the exons ATGTGTGAGCGTCAGACCTACGTAAAGCTCAGTGAAGAGAAACTCATACCAAA GTCTGACATCTTGTCACTGCTGAGGACGTACAACTGTTACCACGAAGGGAAAAACTTCCAGCTGAGGACTCGTGAG gaggATGGAGAGCTCATCCTCGAGGGGCTGTTGAACATCTACTGGGGTCTCCGCCGACCAATAAGACTTCAGATGTACGATGACAATGAAAGATTCCGTCTCAACAG AAACGATAGATCAGCAACGGCAAAGCAGTTACCAGCAGAGTCTAACAATAACTCACTGGGAAGCGAAACTGGACCAGCAG GTGGTGACACGTGTGGTCAGGAGGAAGAGGACTCCCCTCAGCTGCTGAGGACCAGGAGCGATGCCTCTTTCATGCGGGTTCAGAGGaggtcaaacacacacaccgccAGAGACCTGCAGCGGTTGCGCGCACACAGGTTCTCCATCAACGGCCACTTCTACAACCACAAG ACATCTGTATTCACTCCAGGATATGGTTCGGTCACTAACGTACGAGTAAACAGCTCTATGACGACTGGACAAGTCCTCAACCTGCTGCTACACAAATTTAGG GTGGAGAATAAATCTGAGGAGTTTGTTCTTTACATGGTGCATGAGTCTGGCG AAAGAACCCGGCTGAGGGACGGAGAATACCCGCTGGTGACCCGTGTGCTTTACGGACCCTGTGAGAAAATCTCCAAGATCTTCATCACTGAGGCCGACCTGGGAGAGGAAGTCACATATGAT GTAGCCCAGTACATAAAGTTTGAAATCCCCGTTTTAGACAGCTTTGTAGAGAAActcaaagaagaagaggagcgtgaaataaacaaactgaccaaaaa GTACAGCGCTCTCAAGTCTATGATTCTACATCAGCTCGAAGACAGAGCTCACACCAGCGACAgagtatga
- the LOC110958643 gene encoding peroxisomal N(1)-acetyl-spermine/spermidine oxidase-like yields MAAKDPKIVIVGCGISGISAALRLFKAGFRHVRILEATENTGGRIKTAKLGSTITEIGATYIHGPSEENPLFCLARDYGLLDPQVLTPENQAMDVYEYPPWVGNWFSSSGQRLSAESMDPALEMFLELTYDTHPSENHEECASVGHFIRSQAKLRTAEKWKDKDEATRQLLLCALSTMLKFECCGSATTSMDEIDLAGFSMYKDLSGVDCTFPNGYEGLIQSLMSELPADLVTYNCPVRCVHWNDKESGENTVTVECDDGKRIAADHVIVTVPLGYLKKHHSTLFCPLLPAHKLHSIQKIGFGTTDKIYVEFESPWWDADCEVIYLVWKDEEDISDRVSDISKSWIKKISVFTVIKPSESHILCGWICGHEAEYMETLPEDEIRRSITELVHTFTGNSAITPKRILCSRWFNDPWTCGSYCHPAIGCSAQDLEHMMEPLPPKGEKSQPLQVLFAGEATHPCYYSSVHGALLTGWREADRLITHYSSISPCGDSNQKL; encoded by the exons ATGGCGGCTAAAGACCCAAAGATAGTTATAGTAGGATGCGGAATCTCAGGTATATCAGCGGCTCTCAGGCTCTTTAAAGCTGGGTTTCGTCATGTGCGGATACTCGAAGCGACTGAAAACACCGGAGGACGAATAAAAACAGCCAAACTGG GTAGTACCATTACAGAGATAGGTGCGACTTACATCCACGGTCCGTCTGAGGAGAACCCGTTGTTTTGTCTGGCTCGTGACTACGGCCTCCTGGATCCACAGGTCCTCACCCCAGAGAACCAGGCCATGGATGTTTATGAATATCCTCCCTGGGTTGGCAACTGGTTCAGCAGTTCAG GTCAGAGGCTGAGTGCTGAAAGCATGGATCCTGCTCTGGAGATGTTTCTTGAGCTAACATATGATACTCATCCATCTGAGAATCACGAAGAATGTGCCAGTGTTGGACATTTCATACGATCACAG GCTAAGCTACGGACTGCAGAGAAGTGGAAAGACAAGGATGAAGCCACGAGGCAGCTGCTACTGTGTGCACTCAGCACCATGCTGAAATTCGAATGTTGTGGAAGTGCGACTACCTCCATGGATGAGATAGACCTGGCGGGATTTTCAATGTACAAGGATCTAAGTGGAGTGGACTGCACATTCCCAAA TGGCTATGAAGGCCTAATCCAGAGCTTGATGTCGGAGCTTCCCGCTGATTTAGTGACCTACAATTGTCCTGTGCGCTGTGTCCACTGGAACGACAAAGAGAGCGGAGAAAATACCGTGACAGTCGAGTGTGATGATGGGAAGAGGATTGCTGCTGATCATGTTATTGTCACAGTGCCTCTAG GATACCTTAAGAAGCACCATTCAACCTTGTTCTGTCCTCTTCTCCCGGCCCACAAACTGCACTCCATCCAAAAAATAGGATTTGGAACCACGGACAAAATATACGTTGAGTTTGAATCTCCGTGGTGGGATGCTGACTGTGAGGTCATCTACTTGGTGTGGAAAGATGAG GAGGATATTTCGGACCGTGTGTCTGATATAAGCAAATCCTGGATCAAAAAGATATCTGTGTTCACTGTAATCAAACCTTCTGAAAG CCACATTCTCTGCGGCTGGATTTGTGGGCATGAGGCTGAGTATATGGAGACACTTCCTGAGGATGAAATCAGGCGTTCCATCACCGAGCTCGTCCATACATTCACAG gaaACTCTGCCATCACACCGAAGAGAATCCTGTGCTCCCGCTGGTTTAATGATCCCTGGACATGCGGCTCCTACTGTCACCCAGCAATAGGCTGTTCAGCACAGGACCTGGAGCACATGATGGAGCCCCTGCCTCCAAAGGGAGAAAAGTCGCAG CCCCTGCAGGTGCTGTTTGCAGGAGAGGCGACTCATCCCTGTTACTACTCCAGCGTCCATGGAGCCCTGCTGACTGGGTGGAGAGAAGCTGATCGGCTCATCACTCACTACTCCTCTATCAGTCCTTGTGGCGACTCAAATCAGAAGCTCTAA